DNA from Aggregatimonas sangjinii:
GGCGTGAAGCTTATTTTTGGGGTACCCGGACTTAAAGTACACAGTAAAATATGTGTAATCGAGCGAGAAGAGGAAAACGGCCTCAAGCGTTACGGTTTCGTAAGTACCGGTAACTTTAGCGAGGCCACCGCGCGGATTTACAGTGATTATACCCTGTTTACCGCCCACGAGGCGATTTTAAAGGAACTGAACAAGGTTTTTGATTTTTTCGAGACCACCTATAAAATTAATAAATACAAGCACCTTATCGTCTCACCGCACTATACCAAAAGTAACTTTATAAAACTCATCGATAACGAAATCGCCAATGCGATTTTGGGCAAAGAAGCGTTCATTAAGATTAAGATGAATAGCTTTACGAGTTATAAAATGGTCGATAAGCTATACGAGGCGAGTAGGGCCGGGGTAAAGATCCAGCTCATAGTTCGCGGTATTTGTTGCTTGGTCCCCGGGGTGAAAGGCATGAGCGAGAACATCGAGGCCATCAGTATCGTAGACAAGTTTCTTGAACATCCCCGTATCTTTATATTCGGCAACGACGGGAATCCAAAAATGTATATTTCTTCGGCCGACTGGATGACCCGTAATTTAGATTATCGCGTCGAGGTCGGATGCCCAATATATGACGCCGATGTCAAACAGGAACTACTGGATACTTTTGAAATGTCTTGGAGCGATAATGTGAAGGCTAGGGTATTCAATGAGGCGCAGGATAACGCCTATAGAAAAAACGGCAACGCCAAAGTGCGTTCGCAATTTGCCATGTACGATTACTATCTGGAGAAGTTAGGAATGGAAAAGTAGACAAGCAGTGGTATATGCATGACAATAAAAAAGTTCAATCACCTTTTATTGAAGTGTCTGTGCCCGGAAGTATTGCAGGTTGATTTGAAAAGGCTGTATTTGCGGTGTATAGTATTTGGTATCCCTTTGGGAAAATCAGTAGATTGAATTGTATATTTCAATTTACCACTGATGTTCATCTGTAAAATGAGACTTCTTCCCACCCGATAAAAAACTGATTCTTACCCATGAATTGATTCGCTCTTACCAAGATTTTTCATAACCTCTGCCTCAAAAGCCAATAGCTGCTGCCACTTTTCATCCACCTCGCTTCTTTCACCATATTGGCGTGCAAACTGAAGGAACATGGTATAATGGCCAGCTTCGCTTACCATCAATTTTCTATAGAATTCCGCTAGTTTTTTATCGGTGAGTTCTTCGGAAAGCAATCGAAACCGTTCGCAACTTCTCGCTTCTATCAAAGCGGCATAGAGTAGGCGGTGAACCAGCTGGGTAGTTCGGCTACCGCCCTTAGGGAAAAAGTTAACGATTTGAATGACATATTCGTCCTTTCGATCTCTGCCTAAGGTATTGCCTCGGGATAGAATAAGGTCGTGCACCATTTTAAAGTGCCCCATTTCCTCTCTCGAAAGAGCAATCATTTCCTGTACCAAGTCTGGATATTCAGGAAAACTGACAATCAGGGAAATCGCGGTACTGGCCGCTTTTTGCTCGCAATACGCATGATCCGTTAGGATTTCATCGATATTCTTTTCCACGATATTAACCCATCGGGGATCGGTCGGTAGTTTTAGGCCTAGCATTTGTTCCGTTTATGGCATCAAAAATAACCCGATTCGAATAGCAATCAAAATAAGGCCATATATTTGTATTATGAATCTACTGGTAAAAGGTTTTGCATATATTTTTGGTGTGCTGAGTATCGTATCGGCCGTACTACAGTATAATGATCCGGATCCCCTAATGTGGATAGTTATCTATGGTGTCGCCGCAGTTCTAAGTTTTGGTTTTGCGCTGGAGAGAATCCCTTTTGGTATCCTGCTGGTGGCGGGCATTGTGGCTTTGGCCAGCGGGTGGTATCTCTTTCCGGAACAATTTCAAGGTTTTGAAGTGGGCAATGGGGATATTGGCAATGTTGAGGAAGCGCGAGAAGCGGTTGGTCTATTTATCGTGGGGGTAGTGCATCTGTTCTTTGCTATCTGGACGCGGTACTGGAGAAAATCATAGGTCCAGATCAAAGGTTTTCCGAAGCAAATCGATGGTAGGATTCTTTTCCCGTAATTTTTCATATTTCTCCTCCGGTGTAAAGGCGAACTTTTTAGCCGTTTCTTCGTTTACCGAAATCTTCAGACTGATAGAATGATTATTTAGGTTCGCACGTAAATGCTCCATTAAACCGAATTGCTCCCGCTCAACTTCTTTTTTCATCGTATCGTTCGGAAGCTCGATAGCTATTACAAAATCGTCCTTTAATTTAGGGATATCCGTTGCAAGGCTAGAGGCCAAAATTTTCTGCCCATTGGCGTCTATTTTAGCGACGAATTCGTTCCAGTGCTTATGCAGTTCTTCTTCGGTAAACGGATGCTTCGGCAAGTTGTCAACATCGATACCTTCCCCTTTTCGCGCCGATTCGTGTAATTTTTTCGCCTTAAGACTGGAAATCGAAAGGGCCGATACCCTTTTAGAAGCAATATCGAGTTGAATTTTTTTAGCGGGCGTTGGTACTGGAACCTCTTCCGGAGCTGATAATTGCTCGGCTTCGGGTTCCGCTACAGCGGTGGCTAACGCCGTTTCGACCTGCTCTTCCTGTTTTGAAGTACTTGCCGCTTGCCGGGGAGCTTCCGCAATCGGTGTTTTTTCGACTAGCGCGGGTTCTTTCACAACTTTATTAGATGGACTCGCTTCCGCTCTAACTTTCGACTTGTTTTCATAGAATGAAGCCGGTGCGATAAAATCTTCCGTTTTATTGGCAAATGCTACGGACTCAGGATTTTTTTTTTCACCATCGAAATCAATGGAGGCCAGCTTCATAAGGGTCAATTCGACCAAGAGACGCTGGTTCTTGCTGGTCTTGTACTTTAAATCGCAATCGTTGGCGATTTCCAATGCTCTGATCAAAAAAGGACCACTGGTTTTTTTCGATTGCTCGAGATAATTTTGTTTGGCGTTTTCACCGACTTCCAATAATTCGATTGTTTGTTGGTGTTTGCAAACCATCAAATCCCTGAAATGAGATGCTAGGCCGCTAATAAAATGATGCCCGTCAAATCCTAACGCAAGCGTAGTGTTCAGCAATACCAACAGCTCGGGAATGGCATGGGATAAAATAAGGTCCGTTGCCGAAAAATAGGTGTCGTAATCGAGAACGTTCAGATTTTCGGTCACCGCTTTTCTAGTCAAGTCCGCACCTGAGAAACTCACGACCCTATCGAAAATAGACAGCGCATCGCGCATGGCACCGTCGGCTTTTTGCGCTATAATGTGCAGGGCATCATCTTCGGCGTTTATCCCTTGATTTTCCGCAATATATTTTAAGTAGTTTGCCGCATCTTTAACGGTGATACGCTTGAAATCGAAAATCTGGCACCTGCTTAATATCGTTGGAATAATTTTGTGCTTCTCGGTGGTGGCTAAAATAAAAATAGCATGCTTTGGAGGCTCTTCCAAGGTTTTTAAAAAGGCATTAAAGGCCGACTGTGAGAGCATATGCACCTCGTCAATAATATAGACCTTGTACTTTCCGGTTTGCGGTGGTATGCGTACCTGATCGATAAGACTTCTGATATCATCTACCGAATTGTTCGAGGCGGCGTCGAGTTCAAAAATATTAAAGGCGAAATCTTCATCAGGATCGTTCGTGCCGTCGTCGTTGATCCGTTTTGCCAAAATACGTGCACAGGTAGTCTTTCCGACACCTCTAGGCCCACAGAACAGTAAGGCCTGCGCCAAGTGATTGTTTTCGATGGCATTGGTGAGCGTATTGGTAATCGACTGCTGGCCCACCACATCTTTGAATGTTTGGGGTCTGTACTTTCGTGCCGATACGATAAATGGTTCCAAAAATGGTGTTTTTAGTAAAACGAACTGCCTTGTACAAATATAGAAATCGCTTTTGTTTATGCTTTTGATAAAAGGCGTATTAAACTCTTTTTTATCAACAATTGACCTAACTTTGTCCTCAGCAGGTCACCCTATCGTTTTATGCTGAACTTGTTTCAGCACCTTTTGAATTTCAAGAGGTCTCGAATCAAGTTCGGGATAAAGAGGAAAGTCCGGACACCGTAGTGCAACATAGCGGGTAACACCCGTCTCCGTCCACCATTTGGCGGACGGACGGACAAGTGCAACAGAAAGAATGTACAGTTCGGCTGTAGTGAAATCAGGTAAACTCTATGTGGTGAAACGTCATGTAAACCGGTGTTTGAGGGCTGCACGCCCGAGCCGAAGGGTAGACGGTTAGAGCCTTTGGGCAACCTAAGGCCTAGATAAATGATAGGGAACCTTTGGTAGTGCTTTGGGGTTTAACCTGAAACAAGACCAGGGTGTACAGAATCCGGCTTATGGCCTGCTTTTTTTATTATTTGAGGTGGCGTTTGAAATACCGGCATTTGTGGAGTTGAAAAATGGCTCTGGTATTTCGAATTTCAGGAGACGCGATAAAAGTATGCTCCTTCCAGAGTGGGGTGACACCTCGATTTTCAGTTGGCGTTTTCTTGCTCGAAGAAGCTGAACAAACTACTACCATATTTTCGTTGGTTATTGAAGTACGGCAGGGACGAAAGGTCTGTTTGTACCGAATGCTCTACGACCAATACTCCGTTCTCGTGCAAAAGTTCTTTTTCAAATACCAAGGAAGGAATTGAAGCGAAGGACTCGAACGAAATTCCATAAGGTGGGTCCGCAAAAATAATGTCCGATTTGGAAGGTACCTTTTTGAGATAGGTGAATACATCGCTCTTTATCGGGGTAATTTCCATAGCCATCTCCCGAGCGATTCTGGCAACAAAGGCTACACAGCCTGCATCGGAATCTACAGCGGTAATAGCGGTTGTTCCCCGCGATGCGAACTCGTAACTGATGTTGCCCGTCCCTGTAAAAAGGTCTAGAACGGTAAGTTCATCAAAGTAAAAGCGATTGTTTAGGATATTGAACAAGGCCTCCTTTGCCATATCGGTCGTTGGCCGTACGGGAAGTTTTTTTGGTGCCATAATGCGCCTACCTTTGTGTTTTCCGGAAACGATTCGCATTTATAGGGCATTTAAAACGGTAAAGTCGATCGATTCTTGATCAACGGCAGCGAGAAGCTCCGCATTATGGGTGGGAGTGAAAATTGCAATGTTCTTTATATAATCGTAGCAAAGCTTATAGATGGTATCGTTTTCTTCCACTTCCCCAAAAAGCCGCAACTTTATTGTTTCAGGGTTTAGTTTCAATTGTTCCAGGGTGAACAGTAGATAATATAAAAAGTCTTCTTGTGTCGAATAGTCGAAGTTGTTGAACAATTGTAATTTTTGGCCCGCCACAACGGTAATATCCAATTGTTGCTCTGATAGGTGTGCGTAGCAAATGGGGGATTCTCCGGAGCCTTGTTCACTCAGCAAAGACTGCACCATAACCGTACCGTGGTGTTTGTAAACAAATTCCCCGAAAAGGCCGTAGAGGTAGTTATTGATGTTAACGAAAGGCACGTAAACGTTCATCAATTCGTAGCCCTCTATCTCATCATGGGCAATATGGTCGTTCGCTAGTATTTTGGCGTTAAATTTCAGGTAGTTGGCCAATTCATCTGCATGAAAAAGGGGTTTTGGCACCAAAGTGAACAGGTTATTTCGATGAATGACGACTACCTCGGAAAATGCTGTTTTTTGTATGTTGTTTTTCTCTACAAGCTGCTTTAGCTCTTCAAGTACTTGATAGGGGGTGAGTTCTTTATGGAAAAGAACGTGCTCTGAGGATATGACCGTATGTGACACGGTATCCAGCATACAAAAAGAAAGTCCATTCAAACTTATTTGAATGGACAGTCTATAAAAATCGTTTTCAGCGTTTTTTGCGCTCTTAATTGTCGTCACTTCTGTCATATACTACAGGCCAGTTACCGCTTGTACTAACTTCTTCTAATGAGCCTACAGTTATTGCGTCGCCATTTACCTCCTCTACGCTCTTTTCTGTAATTTCCTTTGCGATAAGGTCTTTTGGTTGATCATAGAGTAAAACTTCCTTCTTTACCCAGGCTTTGAAAACCGGTGCTTTATAACCACTTTTTTCAATAATGTCCGCTTTCATTTCAATCTTTTCCCCATTAGGGGCACCAGGAATATCGGCAAGGGATTTGTAGCGGTTGTCTTTTTTGAAAAGTGAATCTTTTACCGAAACAAAATTAAGGGTATCAATAATAGTGATTTCCTTCAACTGATCGATTTTGTACACATCGTCAAAATACATGTAAGAAGAGTCACGTTGCTGCGTAATTACATATTTACCGGTATCGATAAACTTGATAAGGGCATTAAAATCACTTGTATACTTTGAATTGACGCTTTTGTATGCTTCTTGGGCATTTCTGATATCCTTTAGCTTCGAAACAACTTTTGCGAAGCGTTCTTGCTTTACCTTATTGAACTCAATAGGTCCGGTTACGGACTTGTAAATCAAGTATCCCAAAAAGATACAAGCAATCCAAAGAACTATTTGTATTACGGTCTTCATTTCCTAAGTGGTATTAGTTAAATTTAGTGGTTCACACAAATCTACAATTTTTTTGCAAACCGCCTAATTTTTCTCTATCGTAATTAAGACGGCGGAAGGGAATGCTTTAAGAGCTTCAAAATCCGTTCCAAACGTGTATGAAATGGGTGTTTTACTTGTATTTTGAATAGGGAATTTCCGAGTTTTCAGTCCATAAGATAAGTGTAAAGTAAATTCCTGTCTATCTTTGAAATTCTATGGCCACTCTTACCGACGCTTCATTCTACAAAATCCTTAGGAACAAATTTCCGCACGATCCCACCGTTAAGCAGGATTTGGCGCTCCAGCAATTGGCCAAATTTCTGCTGTCAAAGGGAAAAGATGAGGTCTTTTTATTAAAAGGATTTGCTGGTACGGGGAAGACGACGATCGTAGGTACGCTGGTAACGAATTTGTGGAATACCCAATTGAAGTCCGTTTTAATGGCCCCCACGGGCCGTGCGGCCAAAGTAATGTCGAATTACTCGAAAACCAAGTCCTTTACCATTCACAGAAAAATTTATTTTCCTAAAAAGCAGAGCGGGGGTGCCGTGCAGTTTGTTTTGGCCCCGAATAAACATCGCGATACGGTATTCATCGTTGATGAGGCCTCTATGATTCCCGATACGCCTACGAATACTAAACTAATGGACAATGGCTCGCTGCTAGACGACCTTTTGATGTTCGTGTACTCCGGTCATAATTGCAAATTGATCTTGATTGGGGATACTGCCCAGTTACCCCCGGTGCACTTGGATTTAAGCCCTGCCCTGGACGCCGATAAAATTAGTTTGAATTATAATAAAGAGGTGACCAGAATGGAGTTGGACGAGGTAGTACGTCAGGCCGAGGATTCGGGCATACTTATGAATGCGACCAACTTACGGGGGCAATTACAGTCCGAATTTTTCGACAGTTTTCAATTCGATGTTGCTCCTTACAAAGACATTGTTCGTCTGATCGACGGCCACGAAATTCTCGAGGCCATAGAAACTTCATATTCCGAAAACGGAAAGGAAGAGACCACTTTTATCGTACGGTCGAATAAGCGTGCTAATCTGTACAATGAAAATATTCGTAATCGCATCCTGTATTTAGAGAACGAACTATCGGTCGGGGATTACATGATGGTCGTAAAGAACAACTATTTTTGGCTAGAACCGAATACCGAAGCAGGTTTTATTGCCAACGGGGACATTATAGAAGTGCTTGAGATTTTTGCGATAAAGGAACTGTATACGTTTCGATTTGCAGAAGTGAAGGTAAAAATGGTTGATTATCCCAACCAAAAACCTTTTGAAACCGTATTATTGCTCGATACGATAACGGCAGAAGCACCTTCGTTACCTTATGAGGATTCTAACCGCTTGTACCAAGAGGTGATGAAGGATTACGACGATGTAAAATCGAAATACAAAAAGTTCATGTCGGTCAAGGGCAACAAATTTTTCAATGCGCTACAGGTAAAATTTTCCTACGCCATTACGTGTCACAAATCACAAGGCGGGCAGTGGAACACGGTGTTCGTTGAGCAGCCCTATTTACCCAACGGAGTGGATAAAGAGTACTTGCGCTGGCTCTATACCGCGGTAACAAGGGCCAAAACCAGTTTGTATCTCATCGGCTTTAAGAACGATTTTTTTGTTGATGGGGATTAGTGTAAATTCGTTTTGGTAAAAGCAAGGCGCCGCTCGGTAATTATATCCTCCTGTATCGGGCAGCTTAGAATTTCAATCATATGACTTCGGAGACCATTATCAGTATTTTTTTGGGTATAGGCTTAGCCGCCTCCGTTGGCTTCCGGGTTTTTCTTCCTTTGTTCGCGTTGAGTTTGGCTTCTTACTTTAATATATGGGATTTAAACGATAGTTGGCAATGGATCGGCAGCTTGGCGGCAGTGGTTACCTTAGGTGTGGCCACGGTAATCGAGATATTCGCCTATTTTATTCCTTGGGTGGATAATCTATTGGATAGCGTTTCGGTACCGCTGGCGGCCATTGCGGGTACTGCGGTAATGGTCTCCACCGTCGCTGATCTAGACCCTGTAGTAACTTGGTCGTTGGCCATCATCGCAGGTGGGGGTACCGCTACGGCCATCAAAGGAGCGGGCGCGGCAAGTAGATTGGCCTCAACCACTACGACGGGCGGTCTCGGCAACCCGATAGTATCCACTGTTGAAACGGGAACGGCGGTCGTAGTGACCACGGCCTCTATTTTCGCGCCAATACTGGCGGCCGTTCTCGTCATCATCATATTGGCCTTTATTTTTTGGATTTATAGAAAGCTTCGACCGAGAAGGAGGGATAGTCAATAGGGGCAGTGTGATAGTAACGAATTTGATGGTAAGGTTGATACTTATTTTAAGAGGATTGGCTTTAGATTTCTATAAGTGCCCTTAGTTCGGTTTAAATTTAATATCGATAATAATAGTGAAGATAATAGCAATGATTCCGGCCCGATATGCGGCAAGTCGTTTTCCCGCCAAGTTAATGCAGGATTTAGGCGGAAAGCCTGTTATTGTTCGTACGTATGAGGCAGCGGTAAAGACAGGGTTGTTCGATGCGGTATATGTGGTAACCGACAGCGAAGTGATATTCAGTACCATAGTCAAGGCGAATGGAAATGCCATGATGAGTAAAACTGACCATGACTGTGGCAGCGATCGTATTGCGGAAGCCGTCACGGATATGGATGTGGATATTATCGTAAATGTGCAAGGTGACGAACCTTTTACCGAAAAGGAAAGCCTTAAAAGTGTGCTGGAGGTATTCGAAGAGGATACGACCGGTGAAATCGATTTGGCATCATTAATGGTCAGGATTACCGATTGGGACGAGATAAACAACCCCAATACAGTAAAGGTAATCGTAGATAACCGTAATTTCGCGTTGTATTTTTCCAGGTCTCCAATTCCTTTTCCGCGCGAAAAGGAAGCCAATGCCAAATATTACAAGCATAAAGGTATTTATGCGTTTCGCAAACGCGCTCTGATGGATTTTCAGCGCCTACCGATGTTGACATTGGAAGCCACCGAAAAAATAGAGGCGATACGGTATTTGGAATACGGTAAAAAAATAAAAATGGTAGAGACCAATGTTACGGGGATTGAAATCGACACCCCCGAAGACCTCAAAAGGGCCCAGCAAGCATGGAGATAGATTATAGCGACATTACGACTATTGGCCTTGACGCCGACGACACCTTATGGGTCAATGAAACATATTTCAGGGATGCGGAGGAAAAGTTCTCGGCCTTGTTGGAGGGTTACGAGACCAAGAACAAAATAGACCAAGAGTTGTTCAAGATGGAAATGAAGAACCTTGAGCTATACGGTTACGGGATTAAAGGTTTCATGCTATCTATGATCGAATCGGCCTTAGAGCTGTCGAATAATTCGGTTTCCCAAGCAACGTTGCAGAAGATACTGCATCTTGGTAAGGAGATGATCTCACATCCGGTGGAAGTGTTGGACGGAGTGGAGGAAGTACTAGAGCGATTATTTGGAACATACAGACTGCTTGTGTTGACCAAAGGGGATCTACTCGATCAAGAACGTAAGCTGGCGCGGTCGGGCTTATCGAAGTATTTTCACCACGTCGAGGTCTTGAGTGATAAAAAAGAACAAAATTACCAACAGCTATTGAACCATTTGAAGGTAGATGCGAAGGAGTTTTTAATGATCGGGAATTCATTGAAATCAGATGTGTTACCTTTGATTAAAATTGGGGCTCGGGCGGTTCACGTACCTTTTCATACCACTTGGCAACATGAAGAAGTATCAATAGAGAATAAAGATTATAACTATTTAACGGTCAATAAGTTGAATAGGATACTGGATTACTTGTAAAATTTGTATGGATATTAAAAAGGAAAAGATTTCTACGCCTATAAGTATCAAGGAAAAATCGGATTACCGTAACTTTCCCATGGTGCCCAGAGTCGTGTACGGTAAGGGTAGTTTTGATCAATTGGGCGATATATTGATGCCCCATCGAAAAAATGCCGACGCCCCATGTATTTTTCTGGTCGATGATGTATTTGAAGGTACCGATCTGATTTCCAGAATACCTTTGATTTTTAATGACCAATTGATATTCATTTCCGCAGAAGAAGAGCCGAAAACCGTACAGGTAGATGTGCTTGTAAGTAAAATCAGAAACGATTTTACCGAGCCCCCTTCTGGCATTATTGGTATAGGTGGGGGTACGCTACTCGATTTGGCCAAGGCTGTCGCCATCATGTTAAATAATCCAGGAACCTCATGTGCCTATCAAGGTTGGGATCTGGTGCGAAAGCCATCGTTATATCACGTTGGTATACCTACGATCAGTGGAACGGGCGCAGAGGTATCAAGAACTACGGTATTGCTAGGTCCAGAGAAGAAATTAGGCATCAATTCGGATTATACCATTTTCGACCAAGTGATCATGGATCCCGAACTTACCAAAGGGGTGCCCAAAGAGCAGTGGTTCTATACCGGTATGGATTGTTTTATACATTGCATCGAGTCTCTGAACGGGACCTATCTGAATGCTTTTAGTCAAAGTTATGGTGAAAAGGCCCTCGCGTTATGCAAGGAAGTCTATTTGCAGGATATCGATGCTTCGGAATCCCGCGAAAAATTAATGATGGCCTCCTGGCACGGCGGTATGAGTATAGCGTATTCCCAAGTGGGGGTCGCTCATGCCATGAGTTATGGCCTTTCCTACCTATTAGGCGTGCGGCATGGTTTGGGCAATTGCCTTGTCTTTCAACACTTGAACGAATTCTATCCTGATGGTGTGGCTTTGTTCCATAAAATGCTGAAGCGGCATAATATCACACTTCCGAAAGGTATTACTGCAAAGCTTACCGATTCCGATTTCGATACGATGATTACTGTAAGTCTAGGGATGGTACCACTGTGGGAAAATGCACTCGGTACCGATTGGATGAAAATTATGACTCCGGAAAAATTAAAATCCATTTATCAAAAAATCTAACGAACATCGTTATGGTATGTTCGTATTTTCCCTGATTTATTTCAACCCATCTAATTTACATTGATGCATACACTTGCCAAGTTTATCTATTATAAGTTGATGGGGTGGGCCGTAAACGGTGAATTTCCTTCGTATTTGGATAAATTTGTCATTGCCGTTGTGCCACATACGAGTTGGTGGGATTTTCCGTTGGGTATTATCATTCGGAATGTATGGAAGGCCGAAATAAATTTCGTCGGCAAAAAAAGTTTGTTCAAACCACCTTTCGGATGGTATTTTAGATGGATGGGCGGTGCCCCGGTAGACCGAAGCAAGAAAAGTGATACCGTAACGGCAACGGCGGAGGTCTTTAAAACACGGAAGGTATTCAGGCTAACCTTGGCACCCGAAGGTACCCGTAAAAAAGTAAGTTCTTGGAAAAGTGGCTTCTATTACATTGCGAAAAAGGCGGAAGTGCCCATAGTCTTAATCGCCTTCGATTTTGGTAAAAAGGAAATCAAGGTTTCGAAGCCGAGGTGGCCGACAGCCGATAAGGAAGCCGACTTTAAAACCTATGAAGCGTTTTTCGAAGGGGTGGTGGGTAAAGTAGCCGAATACAGCTATTCGCCCGCCAAATAAGCAGGCTATATTTTTTTTCTTTCAATCAGTTTTTTGGGTACTTCTTTCTTCTTGGTATTTCCCGGAAACACCAAGGAGGTACTGGAATACGAGGTGCCAAAAGTGGCCGCGGCAGCATACACTTGGTGAATAGCATCCAATACCTGGTGGTCTGCCAATTCCTTCAGCGGATGAATAAAAACCGACCAAATAATTTCGTCGCTCAAGGCGTATTTTACATCCAAAGCGGAATGAAAGTTCGCCACCAGTGCGTTCAATAATTGTTCTTCTTCCAAATCCTCTTTTTTGACAACAGGACTAATGATACGCATGCGATTGGCGTTTTCGTCGTATACGCAGATTAACAAAGTCTCTTTATATACGAACTGAATAGAATTGCCACTGGTATCTGTAGTGTCAGCTACTTGTACAATGAGTTCTTTCAATCGCTCTGGAGTCATATCCTGTGCGGATGTTGTAAAATTGGTAAGCGTTAACGCGAACAGCAGCGGTAGCCAATAGACTTTCATGGGTGTTGTTTAATTTATTTGTCGGCTTTATGATGCGGTAATTACAAGGGTCGCGGAAATCAATAAAACACTTCTGATAAGCTTGTATAGTGTAGGCGCCATCGAAATAAAAATAATAATAGTTTGATTTGAATCCTACAGCAGCTTGCTTCTTCGTCGTAGGTAGTGCCGAATAGTGCTAAAATATACGTTCCGTATTCCATATGTTTAAATTAATGTCTTAAAAATCAAACCTTTGTGTTTTTTTCTCGTAAGTATTATAGAGGAACACTTTAAGAAGTAACAACGAGAAACTAGAAATATGAAAACAAAAAAAAATTATCCAACTAAAATAATAACACCTTTGCTTTCCGGAGCGTTAAGGAAATATGGCCTGAGCTTCTTACTGGGCGCTTGCCTAGTCTTTATGCTACTTTTGGCGAGTTCATGTGATAACGAAGACGTTCTTGACCTCGATGAAACCGCTATGACCAACGACGATATCGTTACGTGTACCGATGGTATTATGAACGGGGACGAGACAGGTATTGATTGTGGCGGCGCCTGTACGCCTTGTGAGGCGGGAGAAGAACTTGGTCGTCGGGCAGAGTTGTATGTAACCAACAATGCCAATGGGGATATTTCGCGGTACAGTGTAACGGGAGATTCTCTTACTACCTTTACAACGGCTTCTACCGCTGCGGAGGGTATTTACTACAGTTCAAAAGATGGTGTCCTAGTTCAGGCATCCCGTTCTGGATTGCAGCTTGATGCGTATTCGGGAATTGCCGGTATAATGGAAGACTCGGCGCTCGATGCCTCGTTTAGTAGTACCACAGATTTAGAAAGTCCAAGGGAGTTGGCAGTAAATGGCGATATGTATGTGGTATCGGATAACGGCTCCAACAAGTTTTTTGTGTACACCAAAAATGGGGATAGTTTTTCCTTGACGAGTACTGTTGAGATTCCTTTTCCGGTTTGGGGCATTACCTTTAGGGGGAGTGATCTTTATGCCGTGGTCGACAATTCAAGTGATTTGGCGGTATTCAATAATTTTCAGGCATCGATATCTGCGCCGGTTTGCGCACTTAACCCTTCTAAAAGAGTAGTTATAGAAGGTATCGTACGCACGCACGGATTGGTTTATAACGCTG
Protein-coding regions in this window:
- a CDS encoding DUF4126 domain-containing protein produces the protein MTSETIISIFLGIGLAASVGFRVFLPLFALSLASYFNIWDLNDSWQWIGSLAAVVTLGVATVIEIFAYFIPWVDNLLDSVSVPLAAIAGTAVMVSTVADLDPVVTWSLAIIAGGGTATAIKGAGAASRLASTTTTGGLGNPIVSTVETGTAVVVTTASIFAPILAAVLVIIILAFIFWIYRKLRPRRRDSQ
- the kdsB gene encoding 3-deoxy-manno-octulosonate cytidylyltransferase, giving the protein MIPARYAASRFPAKLMQDLGGKPVIVRTYEAAVKTGLFDAVYVVTDSEVIFSTIVKANGNAMMSKTDHDCGSDRIAEAVTDMDVDIIVNVQGDEPFTEKESLKSVLEVFEEDTTGEIDLASLMVRITDWDEINNPNTVKVIVDNRNFALYFSRSPIPFPREKEANAKYYKHKGIYAFRKRALMDFQRLPMLTLEATEKIEAIRYLEYGKKIKMVETNVTGIEIDTPEDLKRAQQAWR
- a CDS encoding HAD family hydrolase — its product is MEIDYSDITTIGLDADDTLWVNETYFRDAEEKFSALLEGYETKNKIDQELFKMEMKNLELYGYGIKGFMLSMIESALELSNNSVSQATLQKILHLGKEMISHPVEVLDGVEEVLERLFGTYRLLVLTKGDLLDQERKLARSGLSKYFHHVEVLSDKKEQNYQQLLNHLKVDAKEFLMIGNSLKSDVLPLIKIGARAVHVPFHTTWQHEEVSIENKDYNYLTVNKLNRILDYL
- a CDS encoding iron-containing alcohol dehydrogenase family protein, producing MDIKKEKISTPISIKEKSDYRNFPMVPRVVYGKGSFDQLGDILMPHRKNADAPCIFLVDDVFEGTDLISRIPLIFNDQLIFISAEEEPKTVQVDVLVSKIRNDFTEPPSGIIGIGGGTLLDLAKAVAIMLNNPGTSCAYQGWDLVRKPSLYHVGIPTISGTGAEVSRTTVLLGPEKKLGINSDYTIFDQVIMDPELTKGVPKEQWFYTGMDCFIHCIESLNGTYLNAFSQSYGEKALALCKEVYLQDIDASESREKLMMASWHGGMSIAYSQVGVAHAMSYGLSYLLGVRHGLGNCLVFQHLNEFYPDGVALFHKMLKRHNITLPKGITAKLTDSDFDTMITVSLGMVPLWENALGTDWMKIMTPEKLKSIYQKI
- a CDS encoding 1-acyl-sn-glycerol-3-phosphate acyltransferase, with protein sequence MHTLAKFIYYKLMGWAVNGEFPSYLDKFVIAVVPHTSWWDFPLGIIIRNVWKAEINFVGKKSLFKPPFGWYFRWMGGAPVDRSKKSDTVTATAEVFKTRKVFRLTLAPEGTRKKVSSWKSGFYYIAKKAEVPIVLIAFDFGKKEIKVSKPRWPTADKEADFKTYEAFFEGVVGKVAEYSYSPAK